From Caldicellulosiruptor hydrothermalis 108, a single genomic window includes:
- a CDS encoding methyl-accepting chemotaxis protein, with translation MFKNVKIRTKLVFLFSFIFLAFIITLEAYIIPSVMTTIENQVKNKLKNIVQVAVSICENEHKLQQSGKKSQQQAQDTAKEIIRNLRYNTTDYIWINDLQPKMVMHPFNKELEGQDLSNYKDPTGFKLFVAMVDIVKKKGEGFVKYQWEKPNTKKLYPKMSYVALFKPWGWVLGTGIYIDDLVEYQNKIKMTIRLIAGLILLIAMLLIFTITLSLGRRLSQVEKMADLLSHFDLSKTDELKTISSDEIGKVTSAFIMMSKNLKDMIKQIKDVASSVLDAAKELTSASSEIANVSEQIALAISDVAKGSSEQASSIEKSSEKLSFLSNSVQDIYEKMKEAYSSVQAVHQTINYGQELILSQEQNMNSVKEIWQDVQNIMTRFSEMSNEIVKITSFITNLSKEINLLALNASIEASRAGEAGKGFMVVANEIRKLSEQTSTSAKQIGTLLKDIYENIQTISNQFEVFNKTLETQDNITKQTKEVYLQILQFSKDLIEMINNVTKSAEIASSSISAISQEIANIASIAQETAAATQQTAASTEEQTATAQTIASTMKNLENLAQQMAKKVEIFKI, from the coding sequence TTGTTTAAGAATGTTAAAATAAGAACCAAGCTTGTTTTTCTCTTTTCTTTTATCTTTTTAGCTTTTATCATCACCTTAGAAGCTTATATCATCCCCTCTGTCATGACAACCATTGAAAATCAGGTAAAAAATAAACTGAAAAATATTGTTCAAGTAGCAGTTTCTATTTGCGAAAATGAGCATAAATTACAACAATCTGGTAAAAAATCGCAGCAGCAAGCTCAAGATACTGCAAAAGAGATAATTAGAAACCTAAGGTACAACACTACAGACTATATATGGATAAATGACTTGCAACCAAAAATGGTTATGCATCCTTTCAACAAAGAATTAGAAGGACAAGATTTGAGCAATTACAAAGACCCAACAGGATTTAAACTTTTTGTCGCAATGGTTGATATTGTTAAGAAAAAAGGAGAAGGATTTGTAAAGTATCAATGGGAAAAACCCAATACAAAAAAGCTCTACCCGAAAATGTCATATGTAGCATTGTTCAAACCATGGGGCTGGGTACTTGGTACAGGTATTTACATAGACGACTTGGTTGAATATCAAAACAAGATTAAAATGACCATTAGGTTAATCGCAGGTTTAATACTTTTGATAGCCATGCTTCTCATCTTCACAATAACATTATCACTTGGTCGAAGGCTTTCACAGGTTGAAAAGATGGCAGATCTACTTTCGCATTTTGACCTGTCTAAGACAGATGAACTTAAAACTATCAGCTCAGATGAAATTGGAAAGGTAACGAGTGCCTTTATTATGATGAGTAAAAATCTAAAGGATATGATAAAACAAATAAAAGATGTTGCAAGTTCAGTTTTAGATGCTGCAAAGGAGCTTACATCTGCATCAAGTGAGATTGCAAATGTGTCAGAGCAAATAGCACTTGCAATTTCGGATGTTGCAAAGGGAAGCTCTGAACAGGCAAGCTCAATTGAAAAGTCAAGTGAGAAGCTATCTTTCCTCTCAAATTCTGTACAGGACATTTATGAAAAAATGAAAGAGGCTTACTCTTCAGTCCAAGCTGTACATCAGACAATCAACTATGGGCAGGAGTTAATCTTATCCCAGGAACAAAACATGAACAGCGTAAAAGAAATATGGCAAGATGTGCAAAATATTATGACAAGATTTTCTGAGATGAGCAATGAAATTGTTAAGATAACCTCTTTCATAACAAACCTTTCAAAAGAGATAAACCTTCTTGCTTTGAATGCATCAATTGAGGCGTCAAGAGCTGGTGAGGCTGGCAAAGGTTTTATGGTGGTTGCAAATGAGATAAGAAAACTTTCCGAGCAGACATCAACCTCTGCAAAACAAATAGGAACGCTCTTAAAGGATATTTACGAAAATATCCAAACAATTTCTAATCAATTTGAAGTGTTTAACAAGACATTAGAAACCCAAGATAACATAACAAAACAGACCAAAGAGGTTTACTTACAAATTTTGCAGTTCTCAAAAGACTTAATTGAAATGATAAATAACGTGACAAAAAGTGCAGAAATAGCAAGCAGTAGCATCTCTGCAATATCTCAAGAAATTGCTAACATTGCAAGTATCGCTCAAGAAACTGCCGCTGCAACCCAGCAAACTGCCGCATCAACAGAAGAACAAACTGCAACAGCTCAGACAATTGCATCAACAATGAAAAACTTAGAAAACTTGGCTCAGCAAATGGCCAAAAAAGTTGAAATATTTAAGATATAG
- a CDS encoding MBL fold metallo-hydrolase yields the protein MILNILGARGPYPAKGEPTSGYLLKTKEANILLECGSGVLTRLLNFISFDEISFIICSHLHADHTSDLGVLRYYFASRGKEIDLYIPSEPKEEYELIRKGVYRVRDIENNMEAKIGNLTIKFLEGQHPYKSFAVRIEEDGKIFGFSGDTGFKEELIEFFRNADLLLLNAAYTDKEVEKIEPEKRFHLSPKQAAEITKKANAKLLVLTHLKPECNEKEHLLSAKEVFENVVLAADKDTIEF from the coding sequence ATGATATTAAATATCTTAGGAGCAAGAGGACCTTATCCAGCAAAGGGTGAGCCTACATCAGGGTATCTTTTGAAGACAAAAGAGGCAAATATTCTGCTTGAGTGTGGAAGTGGAGTTTTGACAAGGCTTTTAAACTTTATTTCTTTTGACGAGATTTCATTTATCATCTGCAGCCACCTTCATGCTGACCACACAAGCGATTTGGGAGTTTTGAGGTACTATTTTGCATCAAGAGGAAAAGAGATAGACCTTTATATTCCATCTGAACCAAAAGAAGAGTATGAGTTGATAAGAAAAGGAGTGTACAGAGTTAGGGATATTGAAAATAATATGGAAGCAAAAATAGGAAATCTTACAATCAAGTTTTTAGAAGGTCAGCATCCTTACAAAAGCTTTGCTGTGAGAATTGAAGAGGATGGGAAGATTTTTGGATTCTCAGGTGATACAGGATTTAAAGAAGAACTGATAGAATTTTTCAGGAATGCAGATCTGCTTTTGCTAAACGCAGCATACACAGACAAGGAAGTGGAGAAAATTGAACCTGAAAAGAGATTCCATTTGAGTCCAAAACAGGCAGCTGAAATTACAAAAAAAGCAAATGCAAAGCTTCTTGTTTTGACCCATTTAAAGCCTGAATGCAACGAAAAAGAACATCTTCTGTCTGCAAAAGAGGTTTTTGAAAATGTTGTTCTTGCGGCAGATAAAGATACAATAGAATTTTAA
- a CDS encoding dipeptidase — MFADAHNDTVTTAFSKGENLYKNSCQFDFKRANKVDLKLQYMAIWQDTRQEGIDFLKNAFYFLDRINEYEINNVGLSQKIEDGMINVLLSIEDISFINDTYEIELLKQRGVKSATLSWNYENKLCGGAYSDKGLTSTGREVLKKLLEENFIIDLAHASKKTFFDVVKHLNKPFIVSHSNCFSLCPHPRNLTDEQIKIVRDFDGIIGINFYSPFVKDEGKANLNDVARHIAYIAELIGAQYISFGSDFDGADDFTDGLRGVEDLPNIQEELKKWGFSEKEIMDICYFNLTRFTERFLK; from the coding sequence ATGTTTGCAGATGCCCACAATGATACGGTAACCACCGCTTTTTCAAAAGGTGAAAATCTTTATAAAAATTCATGTCAATTTGATTTTAAAAGAGCAAATAAAGTTGATTTAAAACTTCAATACATGGCAATATGGCAAGACACTCGTCAGGAAGGCATTGATTTTTTGAAAAATGCCTTTTATTTTTTGGACAGAATAAATGAGTATGAAATAAACAATGTAGGTTTAAGCCAAAAAATCGAAGATGGTATGATAAATGTTTTACTTTCAATCGAGGATATATCTTTTATAAATGACACATATGAGATAGAGCTTTTAAAACAAAGAGGAGTAAAAAGTGCAACACTTTCATGGAATTATGAAAATAAACTTTGCGGCGGTGCATATTCAGATAAAGGTTTGACAAGTACAGGACGGGAGGTTTTAAAAAAATTACTTGAAGAAAACTTTATCATAGACCTTGCACACGCATCAAAGAAGACTTTTTTTGATGTTGTAAAGCATCTAAATAAACCTTTTATAGTTAGCCATTCTAATTGTTTTAGCTTATGCCCGCACCCACGAAACCTTACAGATGAGCAGATAAAAATTGTGAGAGATTTTGATGGCATAATAGGAATCAATTTTTATTCTCCATTTGTAAAAGATGAAGGTAAAGCTAATTTGAATGATGTTGCCAGACACATAGCATATATTGCAGAGCTAATTGGTGCACAGTACATTTCGTTTGGGTCTGATTTTGATGGAGCAGATGATTTTACAGATGGCTTGAGAGGAGTTGAAGATTTGCCAAACATACAAGAAGAGCTTAAAAAATGGGGATTTTCTGAAAAAGAGATTATGGACATTTGCTATTTTAATCTTACAAGGTTTACTGAAAGATTTTTAAAATGA
- a CDS encoding pyridoxal phosphate-dependent aminotransferase, whose translation MKYSQRALNISASPTLAIDSLAKKLKEAGENVIGFGAGEPDFDTPDNIKYAAISAIVKGYTKYTPVAGISCLKEAIAKYYKENYEVDYSPDEVVVSNGAKHSLMNVFFALLNDGDEVLLPSPYWVTYPELIKLAGGKVVVVPTTKEKNYKITLSDLEKYTTSKTKAIVLNSPSNPTGMVYTYEELKQIVEFCIEREIFIVSDEIYDKLIYDGKKHISAASINEKAKEFVIVVNGVSKSYAMTGWRIGYTLSNKEFTKIMSNLQSHTTSNPNSIAQYAAYEALVGPQDSVKKMICEFEKRRDLIYSLVNDTKFLSALKPEGAFYIWVDISAAVGKSFEGKLIDSANTFAKLLLEVEKVAVVPSEGFGMENHIRLSYATSEKNIREGLERIKRFVEKLS comes from the coding sequence ATGAAATATTCTCAAAGAGCACTTAACATTTCAGCATCACCAACACTTGCAATCGATAGCCTTGCAAAAAAATTAAAAGAAGCTGGCGAAAACGTAATTGGATTTGGTGCGGGTGAGCCTGATTTTGATACTCCGGATAATATTAAGTATGCTGCAATTTCAGCTATTGTAAAAGGGTATACAAAATACACACCAGTTGCGGGGATTAGCTGTTTAAAAGAAGCTATTGCAAAGTATTACAAAGAAAATTATGAGGTAGATTACTCTCCAGATGAAGTGGTTGTTTCAAATGGTGCAAAGCATTCTCTTATGAATGTGTTTTTTGCACTTTTAAACGATGGTGATGAGGTACTTTTGCCATCACCATATTGGGTTACATATCCAGAACTTATAAAGCTTGCAGGTGGGAAGGTAGTAGTTGTTCCAACAACAAAAGAAAAGAATTATAAGATAACTTTATCTGACCTTGAAAAATATACAACGTCAAAAACAAAAGCAATTGTGTTAAATTCACCTTCTAATCCCACCGGTATGGTATATACATATGAGGAGCTTAAACAAATTGTTGAGTTTTGTATTGAAAGAGAAATATTTATTGTTTCTGATGAAATATATGACAAGTTGATTTATGATGGCAAAAAACACATATCAGCGGCATCAATAAATGAAAAGGCGAAAGAGTTTGTAATTGTTGTAAACGGTGTTTCAAAATCGTATGCGATGACAGGATGGAGAATTGGTTATACCCTTTCAAACAAGGAATTTACAAAGATTATGTCAAACCTTCAGAGCCACACAACCTCAAACCCGAATTCAATTGCTCAGTATGCTGCGTATGAAGCTCTGGTAGGGCCACAGGATAGCGTAAAAAAGATGATATGCGAATTTGAAAAGAGAAGAGACTTAATTTACAGTCTTGTAAATGATACAAAATTTTTATCTGCTCTAAAGCCCGAAGGTGCATTTTATATCTGGGTTGACATATCTGCTGCTGTTGGAAAGAGTTTTGAGGGTAAATTAATAGATTCGGCAAATACGTTTGCAAAACTTCTGTTGGAAGTAGAAAAAGTGGCTGTAGTTCCAAGTGAAGGATTTGGAATGGAAAATCATATCAGACTTTCATATGCAACATCTGAGAAGAATATAAGAGAAGGGCTTGAGAGAATCAAGAGGTTTGTTGAAAAGCTAAGTTAG
- the metX gene encoding homoserine O-acetyltransferase MetX, giving the protein MEKFEFWEEGYKKFVRFAHNKDFVLESGKTFGPITVAYETYGEINKEKNNIVLITHALTGDSHVAKHSEDDPKPGWWDKFVGPGKMIDTNKYFVICSNVFGGCQGTTGPSSVDPETGKPYGARFPIITIKDMVNVQKKLLEALKIDHILCVVGGSMGGMQALEWAVSYPDFMDGVINIASPLKLNAQSIAFNEVMRRAIMADPNWHGGDYYDKTGPSQGLSIARMLGMITYQSDKLMDRKFNRRMKDPVESFFESFNTEFEVESYLHYQGMKLVQRFDANTYLYLTRAMDLYDLGRTYGSEEEALRRIKAKFLLIAITSDILFPLSQMRYMRDKLLEAGVDLVYKEIESDYGHDSFLVEEEKYRDIISEFLKLLYNEEMIK; this is encoded by the coding sequence TTGGAAAAATTTGAGTTCTGGGAAGAGGGTTATAAAAAATTTGTACGATTTGCTCACAACAAGGATTTTGTATTAGAAAGTGGAAAAACATTTGGACCAATCACTGTTGCGTATGAAACCTATGGGGAAATAAATAAAGAAAAGAATAATATCGTCCTTATAACCCATGCACTGACAGGCGATTCTCACGTTGCAAAACATTCAGAAGATGACCCCAAGCCCGGGTGGTGGGACAAGTTTGTTGGACCTGGCAAGATGATTGACACAAATAAATATTTTGTAATATGTTCAAATGTATTTGGAGGCTGTCAGGGGACAACAGGTCCATCTTCTGTTGACCCTGAGACAGGAAAACCTTACGGTGCAAGGTTTCCTATAATAACCATAAAAGACATGGTAAATGTTCAGAAAAAGCTTTTAGAAGCGTTAAAAATAGACCATATACTATGTGTTGTTGGCGGTTCCATGGGCGGAATGCAGGCTTTGGAGTGGGCTGTGAGCTATCCGGATTTTATGGATGGGGTTATAAACATTGCATCGCCACTTAAACTTAACGCGCAGTCAATTGCATTTAATGAAGTTATGAGAAGGGCTATTATGGCAGACCCAAACTGGCACGGTGGAGATTACTATGACAAGACAGGACCTTCTCAGGGACTTTCAATTGCCAGAATGCTTGGCATGATAACATACCAGTCTGACAAGCTCATGGACAGAAAGTTTAACCGCCGAATGAAAGACCCTGTTGAGAGCTTTTTTGAGTCGTTTAACACTGAGTTTGAAGTAGAAAGTTATTTACACTATCAGGGTATGAAACTTGTTCAGAGGTTTGATGCAAACACGTATCTTTATCTCACACGCGCAATGGACCTTTATGATTTGGGAAGGACATATGGCAGTGAAGAGGAGGCTTTAAGACGAATAAAGGCTAAATTTTTACTTATTGCCATAACCTCTGATATACTCTTTCCGCTATCTCAGATGAGATATATGAGAGACAAGCTTTTAGAAGCTGGGGTTGACCTTGTTTACAAAGAGATTGAGTCTGATTATGGTCACGACTCTTTTTTGGTGGAAGAGGAAAAATACAGGGATATTATATCTGAATTTTTAAAATTACTCTATAATGAGGAGATGATAAAATGA
- the purB gene encoding adenylosuccinate lyase has protein sequence MNDIYETPLNSRYASDEMKRLFSNDTRFKLWRKLWIALAEAQKELGLDITDEQIEEMKRYAEDINYEVARQKEKELRHDVMAHIHAFGEQAKKARPIIHLGATSCFVTDNADIIIMYEALKLIRKKLVNCIKVLSDFALKYKDMPTLGFTHFQPAQLTTVGKRAMLWVQDLVMDLEFLEYVMEHTYLRGVKGTTGTQASFMALFDGDEEKVKMLDKLVCKKMGFEKSFPLTSQTYPRKYDFQVLSVLASIAQSSYKFANDIRLLQHLKEVEEPFEKTQVGSSAMAYKRNPMRSERICALARYVMVNIQNPLFTASVQWLERTLDDSANRRISIPEAFLAVDSILNLYHNVASGLVVYEKMIERHIQQELPFMATENILMEAVKRGGDRQDLHERIRKYSMEAGRNVKEFGKENNLIELISNDPSFKLSKEEIEVILDPKKFVGRAPSQVQEYYDEYVKPILEKYKNELNFESHVNI, from the coding sequence GTGAACGATATTTATGAGACACCACTAAATTCAAGATATGCAAGTGATGAGATGAAAAGGCTTTTTTCAAACGATACACGTTTTAAGCTTTGGCGCAAACTTTGGATTGCACTGGCAGAGGCACAAAAAGAGCTCGGTCTTGATATTACAGATGAGCAGATTGAAGAAATGAAAAGATATGCGGAAGATATAAACTATGAAGTAGCAAGGCAAAAAGAAAAAGAGCTCAGGCACGATGTGATGGCGCATATCCATGCGTTTGGCGAGCAGGCCAAAAAGGCAAGACCAATAATTCATCTTGGTGCAACAAGCTGTTTTGTCACAGACAACGCAGATATTATCATTATGTACGAAGCGTTAAAACTTATCAGAAAGAAACTTGTAAACTGCATAAAGGTTTTGTCCGACTTTGCTCTAAAGTATAAAGATATGCCTACCCTTGGATTTACGCATTTTCAGCCTGCACAGCTGACAACTGTAGGTAAAAGAGCAATGCTCTGGGTTCAAGATTTGGTTATGGATTTAGAGTTTTTGGAGTATGTTATGGAACATACTTATCTGAGAGGAGTAAAAGGGACAACTGGCACTCAAGCAAGTTTTATGGCACTTTTTGATGGTGATGAAGAAAAGGTCAAGATGCTTGACAAGCTTGTATGCAAAAAGATGGGGTTTGAAAAAAGTTTTCCGCTGACATCCCAAACATATCCTCGAAAATATGATTTTCAGGTCTTATCAGTTTTAGCTTCAATTGCGCAAAGCAGTTACAAGTTTGCAAACGATATAAGACTTTTGCAACACTTAAAGGAAGTTGAAGAGCCCTTTGAGAAAACTCAAGTTGGTTCATCTGCAATGGCGTACAAGAGAAATCCTATGAGAAGTGAAAGAATCTGTGCCTTGGCAAGATATGTCATGGTGAATATTCAAAATCCGCTGTTTACAGCATCTGTTCAGTGGCTTGAAAGAACATTGGATGATTCGGCAAACAGAAGAATATCAATCCCAGAAGCCTTTTTGGCGGTAGATAGCATATTGAATCTTTACCACAATGTAGCAAGTGGACTTGTTGTGTATGAAAAGATGATAGAAAGGCATATACAGCAAGAGCTTCCGTTTATGGCAACAGAGAATATATTGATGGAAGCTGTAAAGCGTGGCGGTGACAGGCAGGATTTGCATGAGAGAATAAGAAAGTATTCCATGGAAGCTGGAAGAAATGTCAAAGAGTTTGGGAAAGAAAATAATCTTATAGAGCTTATTTCAAATGACCCAAGTTTTAAACTTTCAAAAGAGGAGATTGAGGTTATTTTAGACCCCAAGAAGTTTGTGGGAAGGGCACCTTCGCAGGTGCAAGAGTATTACGATGAATATGTCAAACCAATACTTGAAAAATATAAAAATGAGCTTAATTTTGAATCGCATGTTAATATATAA